A region of Crassaminicella thermophila DNA encodes the following proteins:
- a CDS encoding zinc-ribbon domain-containing protein — protein MTKKTKCEFCKKQIAKENAYEIITSTDFQTKYICDECNKKFEEYFEEPREGGGRMDKKLNSVMLDSKKVTEQEVRVPVQPKEIKIYMCKNCGRENNIENANYCTYCGKKL, from the coding sequence ATGACTAAAAAAACAAAATGTGAATTTTGCAAAAAACAAATAGCAAAGGAAAATGCATACGAAATTATAACAAGTACAGATTTTCAAACAAAGTATATTTGTGATGAATGTAATAAAAAGTTTGAAGAGTATTTCGAGGAGCCTAGAGAGGGGGGTGGAAGGATGGATAAAAAATTAAATTCAGTTATGTTAGATAGTAAAAAAGTGACTGAACAGGAAGTGCGAGTTCCAGTTCAGCCAAAAGAAATAAAAATCTATATGTGCAAAAATTGCGGAAGAGAAAACAACATCGAAAATGCTAATTATTGCACATACTGTGGCAAAAAATTATAG
- a CDS encoding zinc ribbon domain-containing protein, with the protein MITYSEFCSNKECDYKTTYNEFTEPEKFCTQCGSPMLYECSECKEAFPQNAKLFCPNCGTKIK; encoded by the coding sequence TTGATAACTTATAGTGAGTTTTGCAGTAACAAAGAATGTGATTACAAAACTACGTATAACGAATTTACAGAACCAGAAAAATTTTGTACTCAATGCGGTAGTCCTATGCTATACGAATGTTCTGAATGCAAAGAAGCTTTTCCACAAAATGCAAAATTATTCTGTCCAAACTGCGGAACAAAAATAAAATAG
- a CDS encoding nucleotidyl transferase family protein, which produces MFSMADLQIVKAALELKRKENIELLEFAKKHKKEDVRFCEIRLAEVEDIIEKIEKSTKVAATTK; this is translated from the coding sequence ATGTTCAGTATGGCAGATTTACAGATCGTTAAAGCAGCATTGGAACTAAAAAGAAAAGAGAATATAGAGCTATTGGAATTTGCAAAGAAACATAAGAAAGAAGATGTAAGGTTTTGCGAAATTAGATTAGCAGAGGTTGAAGATATTATCGAAAAAATAGAAAAAAGCACTAAGGTTGCTGCAACAACCAAATAG
- a CDS encoding Spo0E family sporulation regulatory protein-aspartic acid phosphatase produces the protein MNSLKIEKKKLDYLIAKYDDLQHPAVQKQSRKVDKLVVEHMREVTA, from the coding sequence ATGAATAGCTTAAAAATCGAAAAGAAGAAATTGGATTATTTGATTGCTAAATACGATGATCTACAACATCCAGCAGTGCAAAAGCAATCTCGAAAAGTAGACAAGCTAGTAGTTGAACATATGAGAGAGGTGACAGCATGA
- a CDS encoding DUF4373 domain-containing protein, with protein sequence MAKDAYYFSHDSNARHDPKILAMRSVYGSEGYGWYWILIETFREQENYKLKITKHVYNALAMQMQCNAEQAQCYVNDCINEFELFETDGDFIWSNSLLKRMQNKEEKSEKARKAAQARWNKNKGNQGLEVNKESECNAGAMQTQCESNTLKESKGKESKRNKKDINNIPVKLKFDVDSTQYRLANYLKNYILKNNPKAKVPGLKDMDKWSVHIDRLIRLDGRTEDEIKKVIQWCQKDSFWMTNILSTKKLREKFDTLFLQMNNERTKKGYGRGKQFETNTEKIMDSMDSIQRFLEMEEEDG encoded by the coding sequence TTGGCCAAAGATGCATATTATTTTTCACATGATAGTAATGCAAGACATGACCCTAAAATACTAGCAATGAGGAGCGTTTATGGTTCAGAAGGGTATGGATGGTACTGGATACTCATAGAAACGTTTAGAGAACAAGAAAACTACAAATTAAAAATTACTAAGCATGTGTATAATGCACTTGCAATGCAAATGCAATGCAATGCAGAGCAAGCGCAATGCTATGTAAATGATTGCATAAATGAGTTCGAACTATTTGAAACAGATGGAGATTTTATATGGTCAAACTCACTTCTTAAAAGAATGCAAAATAAAGAAGAAAAATCAGAAAAAGCTAGAAAAGCAGCTCAAGCTAGATGGAATAAAAACAAGGGAAATCAAGGGTTAGAAGTAAACAAAGAAAGCGAATGTAATGCAGGTGCAATGCAAACGCAATGCGAAAGCAATACATTAAAGGAAAGTAAAGGAAAGGAAAGTAAAAGAAATAAAAAAGATATAAATAATATTCCTGTCAAATTAAAATTTGACGTTGATTCAACTCAATATAGATTAGCAAATTATCTTAAGAATTATATTCTAAAAAATAATCCTAAAGCTAAAGTACCTGGATTAAAAGATATGGATAAATGGTCAGTACACATAGATCGTCTAATTAGATTAGATGGCAGAACAGAGGATGAAATTAAAAAAGTAATCCAATGGTGCCAGAAGGATTCGTTTTGGATGACAAATATATTAAGCACTAAAAAGCTAAGGGAAAAATTTGACACATTATTTCTGCAAATGAACAACGAGCGGACAAAGAAGGGTTATGGCAGAGGAAAACAGTTTGAAACAAATACAGAGAAAATTATGGATAGCATGGATTCGATCCAAAGATTCTTAGAAATGGAGGAGGAAGATGGATAA
- a CDS encoding RusA family crossover junction endodeoxyribonuclease, with the protein MGQGHIQTILTPNGKIEDELRITIPDIPPSNNKYMGRGSTYTQAFQYQSEKKKWQSVIGWLVREQKWAQNPFKKAVVEITYFFKDKRRRDPDNYSGKFILDSLVRVGVLQDDSFGNVELILKGDYDKKNPRTEVRVRKSE; encoded by the coding sequence ATGGGACAAGGACATATACAAACGATATTAACACCTAATGGGAAAATTGAGGATGAACTAAGAATAACAATACCAGATATTCCACCTAGCAATAATAAGTACATGGGTAGGGGTTCAACATACACTCAGGCTTTTCAGTATCAATCAGAAAAGAAGAAATGGCAGTCGGTAATAGGTTGGCTAGTCCGAGAACAAAAATGGGCTCAGAATCCATTTAAAAAGGCTGTGGTAGAAATTACCTATTTCTTCAAAGACAAAAGACGAAGAGATCCTGATAATTATAGCGGGAAATTCATACTAGATAGCTTAGTTCGAGTAGGAGTGTTGCAAGATGATAGTTTTGGAAATGTAGAGTTGATCTTGAAAGGGGATTATGACAAGAAAAATCCTAGAACTGAAGTAAGGGTTAGGAAAAGTGAATGA
- a CDS encoding putative HNHc nuclease: MNEYAEIVGYRNSKKGTELLVIIPDRQFQSKIKRFAENKKVKAMIRIDDNRHITIDQLKKAHVLMAEIATYLGYPADWFKALMKSWYTELYDDLKDGFSMANMSVDQARRFINLIIEFAFEMDIPLKYNEMPSIVEINDYLYICLRYKKCVICGKEAEIHHWDAIGMGNDRRRFDDSKLRKIALCRVHHIEAHTIGRDTFAEKYHVYGIVYKEA, translated from the coding sequence GTGAATGAATACGCTGAAATAGTTGGATATAGAAATTCAAAAAAAGGAACAGAATTGCTTGTCATAATTCCAGATAGACAATTCCAATCAAAGATAAAAAGATTTGCTGAAAATAAAAAAGTAAAAGCTATGATACGGATAGATGATAATAGGCATATTACGATAGATCAACTTAAGAAAGCACACGTACTTATGGCAGAAATAGCAACATATCTTGGATATCCAGCAGATTGGTTTAAGGCACTTATGAAAAGCTGGTATACAGAGCTATATGACGATTTGAAAGATGGCTTTAGTATGGCAAATATGTCTGTAGATCAAGCGAGAAGATTTATAAATTTGATTATAGAGTTTGCTTTTGAAATGGATATACCGCTTAAATACAATGAAATGCCAAGTATCGTGGAGATTAATGATTATTTGTATATATGTTTGAGATATAAGAAATGTGTGATATGCGGAAAAGAAGCCGAAATACATCATTGGGATGCAATAGGTATGGGAAATGATAGGAGAAGATTTGATGATAGCAAATTAAGAAAAATAGCACTTTGTAGGGTTCATCATATAGAAGCACATACGATTGGCAGAGATACATTTGCAGAGAAGTACCATGTGTATGGAATTGTATATAAGGAGGCTTGA